The following proteins are encoded in a genomic region of Saccharopolyspora antimicrobica:
- a CDS encoding TetR/AcrR family transcriptional regulator gives MDGYEVLWGARPAPRRGPKPALSLEGIARTGIELADAEGLAAVSMQRVAAELGFTKMSLYRYVPGKAELVALMADLAMGAPPELDGGWRERLDAWARALLPRFTQHPWVLEATTGPRVPGPNELAWTEAAVAALGGTGLRGSERLDAVVVLVGHVRGIAQQAAATSAESVEQQFSSALITLLREHGDRYPSVAAALTDTAGQDEALDFGLARILDGLTTLIATRAT, from the coding sequence GTGGACGGCTACGAGGTCCTGTGGGGCGCCCGGCCAGCGCCGCGACGCGGTCCGAAGCCCGCGCTCAGCCTCGAAGGGATCGCTCGCACCGGCATCGAGCTGGCCGACGCCGAAGGGCTGGCCGCGGTCTCGATGCAGCGCGTCGCCGCCGAGCTCGGCTTCACGAAGATGTCCCTCTACCGCTACGTGCCGGGCAAGGCGGAGCTCGTCGCGCTGATGGCGGACCTGGCGATGGGTGCGCCGCCCGAACTCGACGGCGGCTGGCGCGAGCGGCTGGACGCGTGGGCCCGCGCGCTGCTCCCGCGCTTCACGCAGCATCCCTGGGTGCTCGAAGCGACGACCGGCCCGCGCGTCCCCGGCCCCAACGAGCTCGCGTGGACCGAAGCCGCCGTCGCCGCGCTCGGCGGAACGGGCCTGCGCGGCAGCGAGCGGCTGGACGCCGTGGTCGTGCTGGTCGGGCACGTCCGGGGCATCGCCCAGCAGGCCGCGGCGACGTCAGCGGAAAGCGTCGAGCAGCAGTTCAGCTCGGCGCTGATCACGCTGCTGCGCGAACACGGCGACCGCTACCCGTCGGTCGCCGCCGCCCTGACCGACACAGCGGGCCAGGACGAGGCGCTGGACTTCGGCCTCGCCCGCATCCTCGACGGCCTGACAACGCTCATCGCGACCCGCGCGACCTGA
- a CDS encoding carbohydrate ABC transporter permease, whose amino-acid sequence MVAVTSARRRSVSVVVHLVLAVVALAFLAPLLWLLTAAFDADAALSAKVPETFTLDNFAQVLSWEQSGRPLWNGLLMCAGAALISVVAAVLCAYPLSRYQLRFRRPFLYVVLFASGLPITAVMVPVYSMFVQLELIDSMFGTTLFLAATSLPIAIWMTKNFMDGVPISLEEAAWVDGASAMQALRTIVLPLIVPGMSVVAIFTFITAWGNFFVPFILLLDPAKQPASVGIFTFFGQGGLIAYGQLAAYSILYTTPVVALYLIVSRSLGGAFNLAGAIKH is encoded by the coding sequence ATGGTCGCGGTGACTTCTGCTCGGCGGCGTTCGGTGTCGGTGGTGGTGCACCTGGTGCTCGCGGTCGTCGCGCTGGCGTTCCTCGCGCCGCTCCTGTGGCTGCTCACAGCGGCTTTCGACGCCGACGCCGCGTTGTCGGCCAAGGTGCCCGAGACGTTCACGCTGGACAACTTCGCGCAGGTGCTCAGCTGGGAGCAGAGCGGCCGTCCACTGTGGAACGGATTGCTGATGTGCGCCGGTGCGGCGCTGATCTCGGTGGTGGCGGCGGTGCTGTGCGCGTATCCGCTGTCGCGCTACCAGCTGCGGTTCCGGCGGCCGTTCCTCTACGTCGTGCTGTTCGCCTCCGGACTGCCGATCACCGCGGTGATGGTGCCGGTGTACAGCATGTTCGTGCAGCTGGAGCTGATCGACTCGATGTTCGGCACCACGCTGTTCCTGGCCGCCACCTCGCTGCCGATCGCGATCTGGATGACGAAGAACTTCATGGACGGCGTGCCGATCAGCCTGGAGGAGGCGGCGTGGGTGGACGGCGCCTCGGCGATGCAGGCGCTGCGCACGATCGTCCTGCCGCTGATCGTCCCGGGCATGAGCGTGGTCGCGATCTTCACCTTCATCACGGCGTGGGGGAACTTCTTCGTCCCGTTCATCCTGCTGCTCGACCCGGCGAAGCAACCGGCCTCGGTAGGCATCTTCACCTTCTTCGGCCAAGGCGGCCTGATCGCCTACGGCCAGCTGGCGGCCTACTCGATCCTCTACACAACCCCGGTGGTGGCCCTCTACCTGATCGTCTCCCGCTCCCTCGGAGGAGCCTTCAACCTCGCCGGAGCGATAAAACACTAA
- a CDS encoding carbohydrate ABC transporter permease: MAVRARQWLVPMAPALLLLGLFVAGPILWSGYVSFTNAALTGAAATEPEFVGLENFRRLFSDPALWHSAWLTVVFTVGSAVIGQNCLGMLIAVLTQHRNRWLRTTVGTVVVSAWVLPELVAAFAVYAFLNSEGTLNNVLVSMGLEPRDWLYTVPMLAVVLANVWRGTAFSMLVYQASLSEVPSDLVEAAEVDGAGPFRRFWHVTLPIIRRSVLTNLMLITLQTIGLFTLIYVLTAGGPNAATQTLPLLMYDSAFEFHEIGYGATISLVLLLIGGLFALVYAKSLGDPDSRGDGV; encoded by the coding sequence ATGGCAGTGCGGGCGCGGCAGTGGCTGGTGCCGATGGCGCCCGCGCTGCTGCTGCTCGGCCTGTTCGTGGCCGGGCCGATCCTGTGGAGCGGCTACGTCTCGTTCACCAACGCCGCGCTGACCGGTGCCGCGGCGACCGAGCCGGAGTTCGTCGGGCTGGAGAACTTCCGTCGGCTGTTCAGCGATCCGGCGCTGTGGCACTCGGCCTGGCTGACCGTGGTCTTCACCGTCGGTTCGGCGGTGATCGGGCAGAACTGCCTGGGCATGCTGATCGCGGTGCTCACCCAGCACCGCAACCGCTGGCTGCGCACCACCGTCGGCACGGTGGTGGTCTCGGCGTGGGTGCTGCCGGAGCTGGTGGCGGCATTCGCGGTCTACGCGTTCCTGAACTCCGAAGGCACTTTGAACAACGTGCTGGTCTCGATGGGCCTGGAACCGCGCGACTGGCTCTACACCGTGCCGATGCTCGCGGTGGTCCTCGCCAACGTCTGGCGCGGCACGGCGTTCTCGATGCTGGTCTACCAGGCGTCGCTGTCGGAGGTGCCGAGCGATCTGGTGGAGGCCGCGGAGGTGGACGGCGCCGGGCCGTTCCGCCGGTTCTGGCACGTCACGCTGCCGATCATCCGCCGCTCGGTGCTGACCAACCTGATGCTGATCACGCTGCAGACGATCGGGCTGTTCACGCTGATCTACGTGCTGACCGCCGGCGGCCCGAACGCGGCGACGCAGACGTTGCCGCTGCTGATGTACGACTCGGCGTTCGAGTTCCACGAGATCGGCTACGGCGCGACGATCTCGCTGGTGCTGCTGCTGATCGGCGGGCTGTTCGCCTTGGTGTACGCCAAGAGCCTCGGAGACCCGGATTCCCGGGGGGACGGAGTCTGA
- a CDS encoding FAD-dependent monooxygenase yields the protein MRGSVLISGASVAGPALACWLGRCGFEVTVVEIAPALRSGGAAVDFRGDLHLTVLERMGVLADLRKVQTGGSPMTFVDERERPLLELPAEFAGGALEVLRGDLARVLHAHSADVAEYVFGDRVVDLRDTPDGVEATFASGAQRSFDLVIGADGVHSGIRRLAFGPEERFISHLGYYVATWDLPRYRDLPPGSVGHNQPGRFISVGADRRDPERAGAFAIFKSPQLDYGRHDVGRQRALIAQAFAGVGWEAPRLLAGLESADDLFFDSINRVDVESWSRGRIALLGDAACGATLGGMGTGAAVIAAYVLAGELVAANGDHRAAFARYEAKVRPYAQACQGGGERTGKFLAPGRFGARARNVMLGNGFLLRQMLKMGEGLSTGIELPDYDLTFVTGSGA from the coding sequence ATGCGAGGAAGCGTTCTGATCTCGGGTGCGAGCGTCGCCGGACCCGCGCTGGCCTGCTGGCTCGGTCGTTGCGGCTTCGAGGTGACGGTCGTGGAGATCGCCCCGGCGCTGCGCAGCGGCGGAGCTGCGGTGGACTTCCGCGGCGACCTGCACCTGACGGTGCTGGAGCGGATGGGCGTCCTGGCGGATCTGCGGAAGGTCCAGACGGGAGGCAGCCCGATGACCTTCGTCGACGAGCGCGAGCGCCCGCTGCTCGAACTGCCCGCGGAATTCGCCGGTGGCGCCCTCGAGGTGCTCCGAGGCGACCTCGCGCGAGTGCTGCACGCGCACAGCGCGGACGTCGCCGAATACGTCTTCGGCGACCGCGTCGTGGACCTCCGCGACACGCCGGACGGCGTCGAGGCCACCTTCGCTTCGGGCGCGCAGCGCTCGTTCGACCTCGTGATCGGCGCGGACGGCGTGCACTCCGGCATCCGGCGGCTCGCCTTCGGCCCGGAGGAGCGGTTCATCAGCCACCTCGGCTACTACGTCGCTACCTGGGACCTGCCCCGCTACCGGGACCTGCCGCCGGGATCGGTGGGCCACAACCAGCCGGGCCGGTTCATCTCCGTCGGTGCCGACCGCCGCGATCCCGAGCGGGCGGGTGCGTTCGCGATCTTCAAGTCGCCGCAGCTCGACTACGGCCGCCACGACGTCGGCAGGCAGCGCGCGCTGATCGCGCAGGCCTTCGCCGGTGTGGGCTGGGAGGCGCCGCGCCTGCTGGCGGGGCTGGAATCCGCGGACGACCTCTTCTTCGACTCGATCAACCGGGTGGACGTCGAGTCCTGGTCGCGCGGCCGGATCGCGCTGCTCGGCGATGCGGCCTGCGGCGCGACGCTCGGCGGCATGGGCACCGGTGCCGCCGTCATCGCCGCCTACGTGCTCGCCGGTGAGCTGGTCGCCGCGAACGGGGATCACCGAGCTGCTTTCGCGCGCTACGAGGCGAAAGTCCGCCCTTACGCGCAGGCGTGCCAGGGCGGCGGTGAACGGACCGGGAAGTTCCTGGCACCGGGCCGTTTCGGCGCTCGGGCGCGGAACGTGATGCTGGGCAACGGTTTCCTGCTCAGGCAGATGCTCAAGATGGGCGAGGGCCTCAGCACCGGCATCGAACTGCCGGACTACGACCTGACATTTGTCACGGGAAGTGGTGCTTAA
- a CDS encoding alpha/beta hydrolase — protein sequence MRSTTRALGVTAVLGALLATGQPAMAKPGAPTFDVPAKFAEQDIQWAPCFEGELPPELPPGSERLECGTLTTPMNWHDPDNGKEISIAVSRLSPEGGPAGRALFTNPGGPGGAGLSMPLAMLNYGSDALPNNFDVYGIDVRGTGASSTVSCGPAEDTWQGLDSRDRDPATIRAIMDMTREFAAACQQRSGELGRYVTTEQTVADLDLLRLVEGHDKINWYGVSGGTWLGAYLATYFPDSVDKVVLDSNAEFTGSWQQVFSWQPMAFERRWREDLRPWLAAHDATYRLGTTPEQVQATVDGLRAELKANPLPVPDGPPIDHNVLDSLLLQSMYSKYAFPLVGQTLADLRAGTGSEQAVAALAAVRDRNMPMLADPQDSMVATLYSIRCNDTAFRGSPGSVVARSGVEGKRHPFYGYYTIFQPCVFWDRPDVDLRKPTGKGLPPVLMLQSENDPATALEGAEIAHRKFQNSRMITVRDEGDHGVYGAGNACVDNAVDAYLIDGKVPAEMTCDGMPLPDPAVSTFATTDNSTLLDRLDAIDRALG from the coding sequence ATGCGAAGCACAACACGTGCGTTGGGCGTCACCGCGGTGCTGGGGGCGTTGCTCGCGACCGGCCAGCCGGCGATGGCGAAGCCGGGCGCGCCGACGTTCGACGTTCCGGCGAAGTTCGCCGAGCAGGACATCCAGTGGGCGCCCTGCTTCGAGGGCGAGCTGCCGCCGGAACTCCCGCCAGGCTCCGAGCGGCTCGAGTGCGGCACGCTCACCACGCCGATGAACTGGCACGACCCGGACAACGGCAAGGAGATCAGCATCGCGGTCAGCAGGCTGTCGCCGGAGGGTGGTCCGGCCGGTCGCGCGCTGTTCACCAACCCCGGCGGGCCGGGCGGCGCGGGCCTGTCGATGCCGCTGGCGATGCTGAACTACGGAAGCGACGCGCTGCCGAACAACTTCGACGTCTACGGCATCGACGTGCGCGGCACCGGCGCCAGCAGCACCGTCTCATGTGGACCCGCGGAGGACACCTGGCAAGGGCTGGACTCCCGCGACCGCGACCCGGCGACCATCCGGGCGATCATGGACATGACCCGCGAATTCGCCGCGGCCTGCCAGCAGCGCAGCGGCGAGCTCGGCCGCTACGTCACCACCGAGCAGACCGTCGCCGACCTCGACCTGCTGCGCCTGGTCGAGGGGCACGACAAGATCAACTGGTACGGCGTCTCCGGCGGCACCTGGCTCGGCGCGTACCTGGCCACGTACTTCCCGGACTCGGTGGACAAGGTGGTGCTGGACTCCAACGCCGAGTTCACCGGCAGCTGGCAGCAGGTGTTCTCCTGGCAGCCGATGGCCTTCGAGCGCCGCTGGCGCGAAGACCTCCGGCCGTGGCTGGCGGCGCACGACGCGACCTACCGCCTCGGCACCACGCCGGAGCAGGTCCAGGCCACTGTGGACGGTCTCCGCGCGGAGCTGAAGGCGAACCCGCTGCCGGTTCCGGACGGTCCGCCGATCGACCACAACGTGCTGGACTCCCTGCTGCTGCAGAGCATGTACTCGAAGTACGCCTTCCCGCTCGTCGGCCAGACCCTGGCGGACCTGCGCGCGGGAACGGGCTCCGAGCAGGCCGTCGCCGCGCTGGCCGCGGTCCGCGACCGGAACATGCCGATGCTGGCCGATCCGCAGGACAGCATGGTCGCCACGCTGTACTCGATCCGCTGCAACGACACCGCGTTCCGCGGCAGCCCCGGCTCGGTGGTGGCGCGCTCCGGTGTCGAGGGCAAGCGGCACCCCTTCTACGGCTACTACACGATCTTCCAGCCGTGCGTGTTCTGGGACCGCCCGGACGTCGACCTGCGGAAGCCGACCGGCAAGGGCCTGCCGCCGGTGCTGATGCTGCAGTCGGAGAACGACCCGGCCACGGCGCTGGAAGGTGCCGAGATCGCGCACCGGAAGTTCCAGAACTCGCGCATGATCACCGTTCGCGATGAGGGCGACCACGGCGTCTACGGCGCGGGCAACGCGTGCGTGGACAACGCGGTGGACGCCTACCTGATCGACGGGAAGGTTCCGGCGGAAATGACCTGCGACGGCATGCCGCTGCCGGATCCCGCGGTGAGCACGTTCGCGACGACGGACAACAGCACCCTGCTGGACCGGCTGGACGCGATCGACCGCGCGCTCGGCTGA